A genomic segment from Nitrospira sp. encodes:
- a CDS encoding Mobile element protein, translated as MAETLYRATAAGLSWPLPEDLDDAQLETRLYPAAPPPTSTPRAVPDWATLHQELTRKGVTLALLWQEYKAQQPDGYQYSRFCDLYGAWRATLDRCLRQEHRAGEKLFVDYAGQTVPVQDRRTGEMRQAQIFVAVWGASNYTYAEATWTQTLPDWIGAHVRAFAFFGGVPQLVVPDNLRAGVTKACRYEPELNPTYADLARHYGVAVIPARVRKPRDKAKVEAGVLLVERWMLARLRHQPFFSLAELNAALAECLDVLNTRPFKKLPGCRQSVFETVDQPALQPLPLEPYVYAEWRAARVNIDSHVEIEGHYYSAPSPLVHRALDVRLTATTVECFHKGQRVASHVRSAERGRHTTVAAHLPSAHQRYLAWSPSRLIQWADTIGPATAAVVNTLLTRRRHPEQGYRSCLGVLRLERLYGPARVEAACRRAQAIDAVAYKSVQSILKTGLDQQPLPEPVPTVPLPIAHDHLRGTTYYQHHEGGV; from the coding sequence GTGGCGGAGACGCTGTATCGTGCGACCGCGGCCGGGCTGTCGTGGCCGTTGCCGGAGGACCTGGATGACGCGCAGCTGGAAACCCGGCTGTATCCGGCGGCTCCGCCCCCGACCAGCACGCCGCGGGCCGTGCCGGATTGGGCCACGCTGCATCAGGAGTTGACGCGGAAGGGCGTGACCCTGGCGCTGCTGTGGCAGGAATACAAGGCGCAGCAGCCCGACGGCTACCAGTACAGCCGCTTCTGTGATCTCTATGGAGCGTGGCGCGCGACCCTGGACCGGTGTCTGCGGCAGGAGCATCGAGCCGGCGAGAAACTCTTCGTCGATTATGCGGGCCAGACCGTGCCGGTCCAGGACCGTCGCACAGGCGAGATGCGGCAGGCCCAGATCTTCGTCGCCGTCTGGGGCGCGTCGAACTACACCTACGCGGAGGCGACCTGGACGCAAACGCTCCCCGATTGGATCGGGGCGCACGTGCGGGCCTTCGCCTTCTTTGGCGGCGTGCCGCAGCTCGTGGTCCCCGACAATCTCCGGGCGGGCGTGACCAAGGCCTGTCGCTATGAGCCCGAGCTGAACCCGACCTACGCCGATCTGGCCCGGCACTACGGGGTCGCGGTGATCCCGGCCCGGGTCCGCAAACCGCGGGACAAGGCCAAGGTCGAAGCGGGCGTGCTGCTCGTGGAGCGATGGATGCTGGCCCGGCTGCGCCATCAGCCCTTCTTCAGTCTGGCCGAACTCAACGCCGCGCTGGCCGAGTGCCTCGACGTCCTGAATACCCGTCCCTTCAAGAAGCTCCCCGGCTGTCGGCAGTCCGTCTTCGAGACCGTGGACCAGCCGGCACTGCAGCCGCTCCCGCTCGAGCCCTACGTCTATGCGGAGTGGCGCGCGGCGCGGGTGAATATCGATTCGCACGTGGAGATCGAGGGGCACTACTACAGCGCCCCCTCGCCCTTGGTGCACCGGGCGCTGGATGTGCGGCTCACGGCGACGACCGTCGAGTGCTTCCACAAGGGCCAGCGCGTGGCCAGCCATGTGCGGAGCGCCGAGCGCGGCCGGCACACCACCGTCGCCGCGCATCTCCCGTCGGCGCACCAACGGTATCTGGCGTGGTCGCCGTCGCGGCTGATTCAGTGGGCCGACACCATCGGGCCCGCCACGGCGGCGGTGGTGAACACGCTCTTGACCCGCCGCCGGCATCCCGAACAAGGCTATCGCTCGTGCCTCGGGGTCTTGCGGCTGGAACGCCTCTACGGCCCGGCGCGGGTGGAGGCCGCGTGTCGCCGCGCCCAGGCGATCGACGCCGTCGCCTACAAGAGTGTCCAGTCGATCCTCAAGACCGGACTCGATCAGCAGCCGCTCCCCGAGCCGGTTCCGACGGTCCCCCTCCCGATCGCACACGACCATCTCCGCGGCACCACCTATTACCAACACCACGAAGGAGGAGTCTGA
- a CDS encoding Type III restriction-modification system methylation subunit, which yields MAREAAHYELSDAEKRDLIKLIEQGKPLPEKYRFLLFADKREVELVWNGKSREVCTAVLPFQTLEHIDEPRKEQRDQEELSYDIGGRQVKGWTNKLIWGDNKLILSSLKAGALRRQIEEAGGLKLIYIDPPFDVGADFSMDIEIGGETFHKEPNLLEQIAYRDTWGRGADSFIAMIYERLILMRDLMHSEGSIYIHIGSKVSHLIRIIAEEVFGRDNSRTEMIWKRTSAHANVTNNYGAIHDTVFFLTKSDHWIWNQQYAKYDKAYIDLFFDQVDENGRRYARRDLTASMARASSGQIYAWKGITPTGSRCWAMTKDKMDELDGQGRIHWPKDKAGMPRLKFFEHEAPGVPLQDMWDDVGAMHNLSNERLDYPTQKPESFIERFIRTSSNEGDLVADFFCGSGTTAAVAEKLGRKWIATDLGKFGIHTTRKRLIQVQRELKASGKPFRAFEVLNLGRYERQAYLNVSGRLSGKKKEEALAKKEAEFRELILKAYRAEPLPDTSFFHGKHGGRLVVVGPINLPVGRLFIEEVITECRKRGSSRVDVLAFEFEMGLFPAALEEAKQKGIDLSPKTIPPEVFDKRAVEKGQVRFHDVAYIEVTPRFDRKDKLALAVELTDFSVYYSQGLVESIAAELKEGKSEVVCEAGKLIKISKDKQGVVSREVLTKKWTDWVDYWAVDFNYESRKEIIKVQHGTGLGGVQGFLPGQEPDQRELELAADDFEERWTGAYIFENEWQSFRTRQSRDLELKTASHTYDKPGRYIIAVKVIDIFGNDTMTLMPITVG from the coding sequence ATGGCCCGCGAAGCCGCCCACTACGAGCTCTCCGACGCCGAAAAGCGCGACCTCATCAAGCTCATCGAGCAGGGCAAGCCGCTGCCGGAGAAGTACCGCTTTCTGCTATTCGCCGACAAGCGCGAAGTCGAACTCGTTTGGAACGGCAAATCTCGCGAAGTCTGCACCGCCGTACTGCCGTTTCAGACGCTCGAACACATCGACGAGCCCAGAAAAGAACAGCGCGATCAGGAAGAACTCAGCTACGACATTGGCGGGCGGCAGGTCAAAGGCTGGACCAATAAGCTCATCTGGGGCGACAACAAGCTGATTCTCTCATCGCTCAAGGCCGGAGCGCTCCGCCGTCAGATCGAGGAGGCCGGCGGCCTCAAGCTCATCTATATCGACCCGCCCTTCGACGTGGGCGCGGACTTCAGCATGGATATCGAGATCGGCGGCGAGACCTTCCACAAGGAGCCGAATCTGCTGGAGCAAATCGCCTACCGCGATACGTGGGGACGCGGCGCGGATTCCTTCATCGCGATGATCTATGAGCGGCTGATTCTGATGCGAGATTTGATGCACAGCGAGGGGAGTATCTACATTCATATTGGCTCAAAAGTAAGCCATCTCATCCGTATCATAGCTGAAGAAGTCTTCGGTCGTGACAACAGTCGCACAGAAATGATTTGGAAGCGCACGTCAGCTCACGCAAACGTCACAAATAACTATGGCGCTATTCACGATACAGTTTTTTTTCTCACCAAGAGTGACCATTGGATTTGGAATCAACAATACGCGAAATACGACAAGGCCTACATTGATCTTTTCTTTGACCAAGTTGATGAGAACGGCCGCCGTTATGCTCGACGAGATCTCACTGCCTCAATGGCACGGGCTTCAAGTGGACAGATTTACGCGTGGAAGGGAATCACGCCAACTGGTAGCCGTTGCTGGGCGATGACTAAGGACAAAATGGATGAGCTTGATGGTCAAGGTCGCATTCACTGGCCTAAGGACAAGGCTGGAATGCCACGTCTGAAATTCTTTGAACACGAGGCTCCAGGTGTCCCACTGCAGGACATGTGGGACGATGTAGGCGCAATGCACAACTTATCCAACGAACGCTTAGACTATCCCACACAAAAGCCTGAATCTTTTATCGAACGGTTCATTCGTACGAGCAGCAATGAAGGCGATTTGGTCGCAGACTTCTTCTGCGGCAGCGGCACGACTGCCGCGGTGGCGGAAAAGCTCGGGCGCAAATGGATTGCTACTGATCTTGGAAAGTTCGGTATTCACACCACGCGGAAACGTCTGATCCAAGTCCAGCGTGAGTTGAAAGCCTCCGGTAAACCCTTCCGCGCCTTCGAAGTGCTGAACCTAGGGCGTTACGAACGCCAGGCCTATCTCAATGTCTCGGGTCGTCTTAGCGGGAAGAAGAAAGAAGAGGCGCTGGCGAAGAAAGAGGCGGAATTCCGTGAACTGATCCTGAAGGCCTATCGTGCGGAGCCGCTACCGGACACCAGCTTCTTCCATGGTAAGCATGGCGGGCGTTTGGTCGTCGTCGGCCCAATCAACTTGCCGGTCGGGCGACTCTTCATTGAAGAAGTCATTACGGAATGCCGCAAGCGTGGTTCCTCCCGTGTGGACGTGCTAGCTTTCGAGTTCGAGATGGGCCTCTTTCCCGCCGCGCTCGAGGAGGCAAAACAAAAAGGCATCGACCTCTCGCCTAAGACCATTCCGCCGGAAGTGTTCGACAAACGCGCCGTCGAGAAGGGCCAGGTGCGCTTTCACGACGTGGCCTACATCGAAGTCACGCCTCGATTCGACAGGAAAGACAAACTCGCGCTTGCCGTCGAACTGACGGATTTCTCCGTCTACTACTCACAGGGACTCGTCGAATCCATCGCCGCTGAGCTGAAAGAGGGCAAGAGCGAGGTGGTGTGCGAGGCGGGCAAGCTCATCAAAATCAGCAAAGACAAACAGGGGGTCGTCAGTCGCGAGGTGCTCACGAAGAAGTGGACCGATTGGGTGGACTACTGGGCGGTCGACTTCAATTACGAAAGCCGAAAAGAAATCATCAAGGTCCAGCATGGCACCGGCCTCGGTGGGGTACAGGGCTTCCTGCCGGGACAGGAGCCTGACCAACGAGAACTCGAATTAGCCGCCGACGATTTCGAAGAGCGTTGGACCGGAGCCTACATCTTCGAGAACGAGTGGCAGAGCTTCCGCACCCGCCAGAGCCGCGATCTTGAGTTGAAGACCGCTAGCCACACATACGATAAACCGGGCCGCTACATTATCGCCGTTAAAGTCATCGACATCTTCGGCAACGACACCATGACGCTGATGCCTATCACCGTGGGCTGA
- a CDS encoding putative HTH domain-containing transcriptional regulator — translation MNMKGAPTQDYLHRLLIELCKLPTETGWVEFKENNANPEDIGEYLSALSNTAALQSQASGYLVWGVKDGSREVVGTTFYPGRTKVGNEDLENWLTRLLTPKLHFQFHELDYEGKSVVILEIPRASGRPVQFQGIEFIRVGSYRQKLKDHQQIEQKLWRVFDTTPFEELPARRHVDSADVLSLLDYPVFFELLEQPLPTDREKILARLASERMVARDAAGKWDILNLGAVLFARNLDEFRPLARKAVRIVVYEGKGRLKTVREQVIRKGYAAGFKNVLDHLNALLPRNEVVDHGIRREVPLYPEPAIRELVPNALIHQDFSVTGTGPMIEIFSDRLEITNPGAPLVKTERFLDSPPLSRNETIASFMRRLGVCEERGSGVDKVVAETEQHQLPAPLFESPDGFTRAVLFTHRPLRQMDRADRTRACYLHACLRYVERDPMTNSTLRARLGISEPNKAMASRIISDAIKDGLIKPEDLQQGKKYAKYVPFWA, via the coding sequence ATGAACATGAAGGGCGCTCCCACTCAAGACTATTTGCATCGTCTGCTCATCGAGCTGTGCAAGCTACCGACTGAAACAGGCTGGGTCGAGTTCAAGGAAAACAATGCCAATCCTGAGGATATTGGCGAATACTTGTCCGCCTTGAGCAATACGGCCGCCCTACAAAGCCAGGCTAGCGGGTACCTCGTCTGGGGCGTGAAGGATGGGAGCCGCGAAGTGGTGGGCACAACGTTTTACCCAGGCAGAACAAAGGTCGGCAATGAGGACCTGGAAAACTGGTTGACCCGGCTTCTTACTCCCAAACTGCACTTTCAATTCCACGAACTGGATTATGAGGGTAAGTCTGTTGTGATTCTTGAAATTCCGCGTGCCTCTGGGCGCCCTGTGCAGTTTCAGGGCATAGAGTTCATTCGCGTCGGCTCGTACCGGCAGAAGCTCAAGGATCACCAACAAATCGAACAAAAACTCTGGCGTGTATTCGATACTACTCCCTTCGAGGAGTTACCCGCTCGCCGGCACGTGGATTCTGCTGACGTACTGTCACTGCTCGATTACCCTGTATTCTTTGAATTGTTGGAGCAACCGTTGCCAACAGATCGTGAAAAGATCCTCGCTCGACTGGCCAGCGAACGTATGGTTGCCCGGGATGCTGCAGGGAAATGGGACATCCTAAATCTCGGAGCTGTTCTCTTTGCCCGCAACTTAGACGAATTTAGACCACTTGCCAGAAAGGCCGTCCGCATCGTGGTATATGAAGGCAAAGGGCGGCTAAAAACGGTTCGCGAGCAAGTGATTCGCAAAGGCTACGCGGCAGGTTTCAAAAACGTACTGGACCATCTGAACGCGCTTCTTCCGCGCAACGAAGTGGTCGATCATGGAATCCGGCGAGAAGTTCCCCTGTATCCCGAACCAGCCATCCGCGAACTCGTTCCCAATGCGCTTATTCACCAAGATTTCTCCGTCACCGGTACCGGACCGATGATCGAAATATTCTCCGACCGCCTAGAGATTACGAACCCTGGGGCACCGTTGGTCAAAACTGAACGCTTCCTTGACAGTCCTCCTCTCTCGCGCAATGAAACCATTGCGTCATTCATGCGCCGCCTGGGGGTATGCGAGGAACGCGGCAGCGGGGTAGACAAGGTCGTGGCCGAAACTGAGCAGCATCAACTGCCAGCGCCGCTCTTCGAAAGCCCTGATGGGTTCACGCGGGCAGTCCTCTTTACGCATCGCCCATTGCGGCAGATGGACCGCGCCGACCGCACCCGTGCCTGTTATCTGCATGCTTGCCTGCGGTATGTAGAACGTGACCCGATGACCAATTCCACCTTGCGGGCGCGGCTGGGCATCTCCGAACCCAATAAAGCGATGGCCTCTCGCATCATTAGCGACGCCATCAAAGACGGTCTTATCAAACCAGAAGACCTCCAGCAGGGGAAAAAGTATGCCAAGTACGTTCCTTTTTGGGCCTGA
- a CDS encoding Type III restriction-modification enzyme helicase subunit, producing MSLHPDFPFSPYEPLLPHQRWFPADEALRSTAYEKLLPPLVAKVREKVHAWRTAHYPGASFTSAALLRHWFETEHLIENADGSLSPFRYYFAQREAVETVIWLFEVRRARDKYDLLRFDASGAVSSGMFDEDWPRYVLKMATGAGKTKVLSLLIAWSFFHKLYETDSDLSRNFLVVAPNIIVLDRLRADFDGLRIFFNDPILPGNGYESRNWRDDFQLTLHIQDDVRVVREIGNLFLTNIHRVFLGEVADPSLEDDDLRDYFLAPFGPKPVGKTTDSQTDLGELVREIEELAVFNDEAHHIHAPKMAWFKSIQDIHHRMLQKDRRLALQVDVTATPRHNNGAIFVHTVSDYPLVEAIHQNVVKHPILPDATSRARLTERTSALFTEKYDDYLKLGIEEWRKSFAEHQALGKKAVLFVMVDDTRNCDDVGAYLEKICPELQGAVLVIHTKNNGEISEAASGKKEEELKKLRKESNEIDTWRSPYKAIVSVLMLKEGWDVRNVTVICGLRAYAAQSNILPEQTLGRGLRRMYFGSDTKETVSVMGTPAFMEFVESIQTEGVSFERVPMGGGAARQDSLIVEVDKENPAKNLDALDIPLPKLSRRFQRDYKDLDALDPAALHNVRLPLKPFTPEETRDIVFKTMLDAEVHHTIQLDGSGPADYRSVVAFFARQLMKDLRLVGGYDVLYGKMKAFMREYLFVESPVHLEDPVVLRNLSEPEVAKTLYDTFKTAINALTIQDTGTTRIEARIRLRETRPFRTEHRPFLTASKSIFTKTVGEPHSGGFELSFAAFLESAKDVAAFAKNYLAVGFKLDYVKADGDLSTYTPDFLVRTTDGVVWIVETKGREELDLPQKMARLRQWCADATAAEGNGQRYQYVFVDQTGFEKHSPTTFLGLVSSFTQYNP from the coding sequence ATGTCGCTACACCCTGATTTTCCTTTTTCTCCTTACGAGCCTCTCCTCCCGCACCAGCGCTGGTTTCCGGCTGATGAAGCGCTTCGCAGCACGGCTTATGAGAAGCTGCTGCCGCCGCTTGTGGCAAAAGTGCGTGAGAAAGTCCACGCCTGGCGAACGGCCCATTACCCCGGTGCATCTTTCACCTCAGCGGCACTGCTTCGCCATTGGTTCGAAACGGAGCATCTCATCGAGAATGCGGACGGATCACTCTCCCCATTCCGCTACTATTTCGCCCAACGCGAAGCGGTCGAGACGGTCATCTGGCTCTTTGAAGTCCGCCGGGCTCGCGACAAGTACGACTTGCTCCGGTTCGATGCTTCGGGCGCAGTATCCTCCGGCATGTTCGACGAGGACTGGCCCCGCTACGTGCTGAAAATGGCGACTGGAGCCGGAAAAACCAAAGTACTCTCCCTCCTCATCGCCTGGAGCTTCTTTCATAAGCTGTATGAAACCGATTCCGACCTCTCGCGCAACTTCCTTGTCGTTGCACCAAACATCATTGTGCTCGATCGATTGCGGGCCGATTTCGATGGGCTCAGGATCTTTTTCAATGACCCCATCCTGCCCGGCAATGGATACGAGAGCCGCAACTGGCGGGATGACTTTCAACTGACCTTGCACATCCAAGACGATGTGCGGGTCGTCCGCGAGATCGGCAATCTATTTTTAACGAACATCCATCGCGTCTTTCTCGGCGAAGTCGCCGACCCGTCATTGGAAGATGATGACCTGCGCGACTATTTCCTTGCACCGTTCGGCCCCAAACCAGTCGGCAAAACCACCGACAGCCAAACTGATCTCGGCGAACTCGTGCGAGAGATTGAAGAATTGGCCGTCTTTAACGATGAAGCGCACCATATTCACGCCCCTAAGATGGCCTGGTTCAAATCCATTCAGGACATTCACCATAGGATGCTTCAGAAAGACCGGCGCCTGGCACTGCAAGTCGATGTGACCGCCACGCCACGTCACAATAATGGGGCAATCTTCGTGCATACCGTCTCCGACTACCCCCTGGTCGAGGCGATTCATCAAAATGTGGTGAAGCATCCCATTCTGCCGGACGCCACCAGCCGCGCCAGGCTGACGGAGCGAACAAGCGCCCTGTTCACCGAGAAATACGATGACTATCTGAAGCTGGGCATCGAGGAGTGGCGAAAGAGCTTTGCCGAACACCAAGCGCTCGGCAAGAAAGCCGTGCTCTTCGTTATGGTAGACGACACCCGCAATTGCGACGATGTGGGCGCCTATCTCGAAAAGATCTGCCCAGAGCTGCAAGGTGCAGTCCTGGTCATTCACACCAAGAATAATGGAGAAATCTCAGAGGCCGCCTCTGGCAAGAAAGAAGAAGAACTCAAGAAGCTCCGCAAGGAATCCAACGAGATCGACACGTGGCGAAGTCCCTACAAAGCTATCGTCTCTGTGCTCATGCTTAAGGAAGGGTGGGATGTACGCAACGTGACCGTCATCTGCGGCCTTCGCGCCTATGCCGCGCAGAGCAATATCCTGCCGGAACAAACGCTAGGGCGAGGTCTTCGACGAATGTATTTCGGCTCCGACACGAAAGAAACCGTCTCTGTCATGGGCACCCCCGCCTTCATGGAGTTCGTCGAATCCATCCAGACAGAGGGCGTCAGCTTCGAACGCGTACCGATGGGCGGAGGTGCTGCTCGTCAGGACTCATTGATCGTCGAAGTGGATAAAGAAAACCCCGCCAAAAACCTTGACGCATTGGACATTCCCCTCCCGAAACTCAGCCGCCGTTTCCAGCGAGACTATAAGGATCTCGACGCCCTCGATCCGGCGGCCTTACACAACGTCCGTCTTCCGCTTAAGCCGTTTACTCCGGAAGAAACCCGGGACATTGTCTTCAAGACGATGCTCGATGCCGAAGTGCACCACACCATCCAACTCGATGGCTCTGGTCCCGCCGACTACCGTTCTGTTGTCGCCTTCTTTGCCCGGCAACTCATGAAAGACCTTCGCCTTGTCGGGGGCTACGACGTGCTCTACGGAAAGATGAAAGCCTTCATGCGGGAGTATTTGTTTGTCGAATCCCCGGTGCATCTGGAAGATCCGGTAGTACTGCGTAACCTGTCCGAGCCGGAGGTCGCCAAGACGCTCTACGATACCTTCAAAACCGCCATCAACGCGCTCACCATTCAAGACACCGGTACCACGCGCATTGAAGCTCGGATTCGCCTGCGCGAGACACGGCCCTTTCGAACTGAGCATCGTCCATTTCTCACCGCGAGCAAGTCCATCTTCACCAAAACGGTCGGCGAGCCACACTCCGGCGGGTTCGAGCTGTCGTTTGCAGCCTTTCTGGAGTCCGCCAAAGATGTGGCAGCGTTCGCCAAAAACTACCTTGCGGTTGGCTTCAAGCTCGACTATGTGAAGGCCGACGGTGACCTCTCCACCTATACGCCGGATTTTCTTGTCCGTACGACAGACGGCGTGGTGTGGATCGTGGAAACGAAGGGGCGCGAAGAGCTAGATTTGCCGCAAAAGATGGCCAGGCTCCGGCAGTGGTGCGCCGACGCGACCGCAGCAGAGGGGAACGGGCAACGGTACCAGTATGTCTTTGTCGATCAAACCGGGTTTGAAAAACATTCACCGACCACGTTCCTCGGGCTGGTGTCCAGCTTTACGCAATACAATCCATGA
- a CDS encoding Deoxyhypusine synthase has protein sequence MAGREFHDGATDGLEALEPLDPEKIHSFSELLEAMRKTAFGGRRLGEAYETLAAMIDDPDCKVVLTLSGAMTIAKMGKIISTMIDHGMVHAIVSTGALVAHGLSESVGKVHYRHQTSHSDEELFRKGYNRVYDTLEMESNLNYVEHVVSLTLKRINTDQPLSSHLMTRELGKTLTEEFEGPGILKSAYLKQVPVYIPAFTDSEMGLDVGTWAMGKNIDRARSQTKEGGDLAVLRTLHQICPTFNPYLDLNSYAEEILGSKRLGIFTIGGGVPRNWAQQVAPYIEISNARLGLNVRPPRFHYGVRICPEPDYWGGLSGCTYQEGISWGKFVPPAEGGRFAEVLSDATLVWPLLMLGLLERRRTKSVSV, from the coding sequence ATGGCGGGACGTGAATTTCATGACGGTGCCACGGATGGCTTGGAGGCCCTTGAGCCCCTCGACCCCGAGAAGATTCACTCTTTTTCGGAACTGCTGGAGGCGATGCGGAAGACCGCGTTCGGCGGACGACGGCTCGGGGAGGCCTATGAAACCCTCGCCGCGATGATCGACGATCCCGACTGCAAGGTCGTGCTGACGCTCTCGGGTGCCATGACCATCGCCAAGATGGGCAAAATCATCAGCACGATGATCGATCATGGCATGGTGCACGCGATCGTCTCGACCGGCGCGCTGGTCGCGCATGGGTTGAGCGAATCGGTGGGCAAGGTCCATTACCGTCACCAGACCTCTCACAGCGATGAGGAACTGTTCCGGAAAGGTTACAACCGAGTCTATGACACCCTCGAAATGGAATCGAACCTCAACTATGTCGAACATGTCGTCTCATTGACCTTGAAGCGCATCAATACCGATCAGCCCCTGTCCTCGCATCTCATGACCCGCGAGTTGGGCAAGACGTTGACGGAGGAATTCGAAGGCCCCGGCATTCTTAAAAGCGCCTATCTAAAGCAGGTACCGGTCTATATTCCCGCATTCACCGATTCCGAGATGGGCCTCGATGTGGGCACTTGGGCCATGGGGAAGAACATCGATCGGGCCCGCAGTCAAACCAAGGAAGGCGGGGACCTTGCGGTGTTGCGGACCCTGCACCAGATCTGTCCGACGTTCAATCCCTATCTCGATCTCAACAGCTACGCGGAAGAAATCCTGGGCTCCAAACGGCTCGGCATCTTTACCATCGGCGGCGGGGTACCGCGCAATTGGGCGCAGCAAGTGGCCCCTTATATCGAAATCAGCAACGCGCGTCTGGGGCTGAACGTGAGGCCGCCGCGTTTCCACTACGGAGTCCGGATCTGTCCCGAACCGGACTATTGGGGCGGGTTGAGCGGCTGCACCTACCAAGAAGGCATCTCCTGGGGCAAGTTCGTGCCGCCTGCCGAGGGCGGGCGTTTCGCAGAGGTCCTCAGCGATGCGACGTTGGTGTGGCCGCTGCTCATGCTGGGCCTGTTGGAGCGAAGGCGCACCAAGAGTGTCTCGGTATGA
- a CDS encoding Periplasmic thiol:disulfide interchange protein DsbA, which produces MITPKPWLWRAGVSILLLLATGVAWAAGMPAVDSRMRGKVDAPLTMIEYSDFTCGYCLKFFKETWPRIQSRYVETGKVRFLYKDYPRADQGPGLTAALAARCAGDQGAYWPMHDRLFSSDGRLDADSYSQHAKAIGLNQPLFRQCLRDAPYVQAIFQDRQEANSWGFRGTPGFVLMRTTQQPTAKDPAIAIPGAFPFEAFEEEIEKLLSSSGPK; this is translated from the coding sequence ATGATCACGCCAAAACCCTGGTTGTGGAGGGCCGGTGTATCCATCCTGCTCCTGCTGGCCACCGGTGTCGCGTGGGCAGCAGGCATGCCGGCGGTCGATAGCCGTATGAGGGGCAAGGTGGATGCCCCGTTGACGATGATCGAGTACTCGGACTTCACGTGCGGCTATTGCCTCAAGTTTTTCAAGGAAACCTGGCCCAGGATTCAATCGCGGTATGTCGAGACCGGCAAGGTGCGCTTCCTCTACAAAGACTATCCGCGCGCCGATCAAGGGCCTGGACTGACCGCCGCCCTCGCAGCCCGTTGCGCCGGAGACCAGGGGGCCTATTGGCCGATGCACGACCGGTTGTTTTCCTCAGACGGGCGGCTCGATGCCGACAGCTATTCGCAACACGCCAAAGCGATCGGGCTCAATCAACCCCTGTTCCGGCAATGTTTGCGCGATGCCCCTTATGTGCAAGCCATCTTTCAAGACCGGCAGGAAGCGAATTCCTGGGGTTTTCGCGGGACACCCGGTTTCGTTCTGATGCGCACGACGCAGCAACCGACCGCCAAGGATCCTGCGATCGCCATTCCCGGTGCCTTCCCCTTCGAGGCCTTCGAAGAAGAAATCGAAAAACTGCTCTCGTCGTCAGGGCCGAAATGA